The Eriocheir sinensis breed Jianghai 21 unplaced genomic scaffold, ASM2467909v1 Scaffold64, whole genome shotgun sequence genome includes a window with the following:
- the LOC126993588 gene encoding fat-like cadherin-related tumor suppressor homolog encodes MDVNDNELVFLNQPFHALVSTVSPRSHVVTEVQAVDADSGEFGSVRYELVRGSGELFAVNKKTGEISLKQTLMAADKTYSLTVAAYDGGKPPLSSQAHVLIRVVSSEGPMFTAARYEAAVPENAAKGTPVVRVEAASPSGEPIMYTIVAGNTEVLFGLDYSTGGGTMSDSSKAFSGSGSPCPEHTSISDDTCHVDLRVTPPLKSH; translated from the exons ATGGACGTGAATGACAACGAGCTGGTGTTCCTCAACCAGCCCTTCCACGCCCTGGTGTCCACCGTGTCTCCGCGCAGCCACGTGGTCACTGAG GTGCAGGCAGTAGACGCTGACTCTGGGGAGTTCGGAAGTGTCCGCTACGAGCTGGTGCGAGGAAGCGGTGAGCTCTTCGCCGTGAATAAAAAGACGGGTGAAATTTCCCTGAAGCAGACCCTGATGGCGGCCGACAAGACCTACAGCCTCACCGTTGCTGCCTACGACGGGGGAAAGCCTCCCCTCAGCTCACAGGCCCATGTCCTCATAAG GGTGGTGTCTTCTGAAGGGCCAATGTTCACCGCCGCACGGTACGAAGCAGCCGTCCCGGAGAACGCCGCCAAGGGCACGCCCGTTGTAAGAGTGGAGGCCGCCAGCCCTTCCGGGGAGCCCATCATGTACACCATTGTGGCCGGCAACACCGAGGTGCTGTTCGGCCTCGACTATTCCACAGGTGGGGGCACCATGTCAGACAGCAGCAAGGCCTTTAGTGGCAGTGGCTCACCTTGCCCAGAGCACACCAGTATTAGTGATGACACATGCCATGTTGATCTTAGAGTCACACCACCACTAAAATCTCACTAA